In Effusibacillus pohliae DSM 22757, the following proteins share a genomic window:
- a CDS encoding cbb3-type cytochrome c oxidase subunit I has protein sequence MSTATLRPYTTAKTFMYTSIFWLLLGMIIALLVALKSVNPNFLAINHWWQEYFTYGRLRPIHTNTVLFGWLTPAFFAMWFYIIPVLTKAPLYSERLGVFTAWAWNIVYAIGAVMLFLGRQVPVEYSEMPLVIDIPIILVIGLMVYNLMRTIINRKERILYVTLWYFLGTMVWLPMIYIVGNIPGAYLSGIAQASIAYTWVHNIIGMWFTPVGVGTIYYLLPKLTGNPIWSHKLSLIGFWTIGAFYIWNGPHHLVNGPIPLWLMKAGIIPSVLLIIPVWTVLANVIGTMKGAWYKISENIELKFLISGALFYFLACIQGPFQSLMAPNAILHFTYWTVGHAHMPLFAGFSLVAFAGYYYTLPRIIGRKIYSLALMNWHYWLSVVGFLIFGFSMWLAGILQGFGWMDGNQVGAAFVRIVESLHMYLIARAVGGSLMFLGQIVFAWNIYKTVTAGQQVPTEDPLPALR, from the coding sequence ATGTCTACTGCTACCCTGCGGCCGTACACGACTGCGAAAACTTTTATGTACACCTCGATTTTCTGGCTGCTGCTCGGGATGATCATCGCCCTGCTGGTGGCGCTGAAATCGGTCAATCCCAATTTTTTGGCGATCAATCATTGGTGGCAGGAATACTTCACGTACGGTCGGCTGCGGCCGATTCATACGAACACAGTGCTGTTCGGCTGGTTGACGCCCGCTTTTTTTGCAATGTGGTTTTACATCATTCCCGTGCTGACGAAAGCTCCGCTGTACAGCGAACGGCTCGGAGTGTTCACCGCATGGGCCTGGAACATCGTCTACGCGATCGGAGCGGTGATGTTGTTTTTGGGCAGGCAAGTGCCGGTCGAATATTCGGAGATGCCGCTGGTGATTGATATTCCGATCATCCTGGTCATCGGGCTGATGGTATATAACCTGATGAGGACGATCATCAACCGGAAGGAACGGATTTTGTATGTAACGCTCTGGTATTTTCTTGGAACGATGGTGTGGCTGCCGATGATTTACATCGTCGGGAACATTCCCGGCGCTTATCTGTCCGGAATCGCTCAAGCGTCGATCGCTTACACATGGGTGCATAACATCATCGGAATGTGGTTCACTCCGGTCGGTGTCGGCACGATTTACTACCTGCTGCCCAAGCTGACAGGCAATCCGATTTGGAGCCACAAACTGTCACTGATCGGATTCTGGACGATCGGCGCCTTCTACATCTGGAACGGACCGCACCACCTGGTCAATGGGCCGATCCCGCTGTGGCTGATGAAAGCGGGGATCATTCCCAGCGTGCTGCTGATCATTCCGGTTTGGACGGTGCTGGCCAATGTGATCGGCACGATGAAAGGCGCCTGGTACAAAATCTCGGAAAACATCGAGCTGAAATTCCTCATCTCCGGCGCCCTGTTCTATTTTCTCGCCTGCATCCAGGGACCGTTCCAGTCTCTGATGGCACCGAACGCGATCCTGCACTTCACCTATTGGACGGTCGGCCATGCCCATATGCCGCTGTTCGCCGGGTTTTCACTGGTCGCGTTCGCCGGTTATTACTATACGTTGCCGCGGATCATCGGCCGCAAAATCTACAGCCTGGCGCTAATGAACTGGCATTACTGGCTGTCGGTGGTGGGATTTTTGATCTTCGGGTTTTCCATGTGGCTGGCCGGGATTTTGCAAGGGTTCGGCTGGATGGACGGGAATCAGGTGGGAGCCGCTTTTGTCCGGATCGTGGAATCGTTACACATGTACCTGATCGCACGGGCGGTCGGCGGCAGCTTGATGTTCCTCGGGCAAATCGTCTTCGCCTGGAATATCTACAAAACGGTGACTGCCGGCCAGCAAGTTCCGACCGAAGATCCTCTGCCCGCCCTGCGGTAA
- a CDS encoding haloacid dehalogenase type II produces MLEAVVFDAYGTLFDVHSVIAACEQMYPGRGALISQTWRQKQLEYTWLRALMRRYEDFETVNRDSLRFTLSKFELPYTRETIDRLANAYLGLAPYPDVLQALQAFQPNPLLILSNGTVPMLRTVVENAGLRAYFTDILSVDMLKTYKPDPRVYQLAVDRLGIPKANVLFVSSNGWDVAGAKSFGFTVGWINRTGSVTEELGVKPDYTVQSLLELAELISR; encoded by the coding sequence ATGCTGGAAGCGGTCGTGTTTGACGCATACGGAACATTGTTTGACGTCCACTCGGTGATCGCCGCCTGTGAACAAATGTACCCCGGCCGGGGAGCGTTGATCAGCCAAACATGGCGGCAAAAACAGCTGGAATACACGTGGCTGCGAGCCCTCATGCGGCGCTACGAGGATTTTGAAACGGTCAACCGCGACTCCCTGCGGTTTACATTAAGCAAATTCGAATTGCCCTATACCCGGGAGACGATCGACCGGCTGGCGAATGCCTATCTCGGGCTGGCTCCCTACCCGGATGTGCTGCAAGCGTTGCAAGCATTTCAACCGAATCCGCTTCTGATTCTGTCCAACGGAACGGTACCGATGCTGCGGACGGTTGTTGAAAATGCCGGTTTGCGAGCGTACTTCACCGATATTTTAAGCGTCGACATGCTGAAAACGTACAAACCCGATCCGCGGGTGTATCAACTCGCGGTCGACCGGCTCGGAATCCCGAAAGCGAATGTCCTGTTCGTTTCTTCAAACGGTTGGGATGTGGCAGGAGCCAAATCGTTCGGCTTCACGGTCGGGTGGATCAACCGGACAGGTAGCGTCACGGAGGAACTTGGAGTGAAACCGGATTATACGGTGCAGTCCTTGCTTGAGTTGGCAGAGTTGATTTCTCGTTAA